One window of the Arvicanthis niloticus isolate mArvNil1 chromosome 23, mArvNil1.pat.X, whole genome shotgun sequence genome contains the following:
- the Rdh12 gene encoding retinol dehydrogenase 12 isoform X2, producing MSPLAQEHFLCLLRKFIAGGVCTTNVQIPGKVVVITGANTGIGKETARELARRGARVYIACRDVLKGESAASEIRADTKNSQVLVRKLDLSDTKSIRAFAEGFLAEEKKLHILINNAGVMMCPYSKTTDGFETHFGVNHLGHFLLTYLLLGRLKESAPARVVNLSSVAHLIGKIRFHDLQSQKRYCRAFAYGHSKLANVLFTRELAKRLQGTGVTAYVVHPGVVSSEIARHSYLLCLLWRLFSPFFKSTWQGAQTSLHCALAEGLEPLSGKYFSDCKRMWVSPRARNKKTAERLWNVSCELLGIQWE from the exons ATGTCTCCATTGGCCCAGGAGCACTTTCTCTGCTTGCTCAG GAAGTTCATTGCTGGTGGAGTTTGTACAACAAATGTGCAGATCCCGGGGAAGGTAGTGGTCATCACAGGTGCCAACACAGGCATTGGCAAGGAGACAGCCAGAGAGCTTGCTCGAAGAG GAGCACGAGTATATATTGCGTGTCGAGATGTGCTGAAGGGAGAGTCTGCTGCTAGTGAAATCCGAGCAGATACCAAGAACTCCCAGGTGCTAGTGAGGAAACTGGACCTATCTGACACCAAATCCATCCGAGCCTTTGCTGAGGGCTTCCTAGCAG AGGAGAAGAAGCTCCATATTTTGatcaacaatgcaggagtgatgaTGTGTCCATATTCTAAGACAACAGATGGCTTTGAAACCCACTTTGGAGTCAACCATCTGG GCCACTTTCTTCTTACATACCTGCTTTTGGGAAGGCTGAAGGAGTCTGCTCCTGCACGAGTGGTAAACCTATCCTCAGTGGCCCACCTTATTGGCAAGATCCGTTTCCATGACCTCCAAAGCCAGAAGCGATACTGCCGTGCTTTTGCGTATGGCCACAGCAAGCTGGCCAATGTCCTTTTCACTCGAGAGCTGGCCAAGCGTCTCCAAG GAACTGGAGTCACCGCTTATGTGGTACACCCAGGTGTTGTCTCATCTGAGATCGCAAGGCATTCCTACCTGTTGTGCTTGTTATGGCGGCTCTTCTCACCCTTCTTCAAGTCCACTTGGCAGGGGGCTCAGACCAGCCTGCACTGCGCCCTGGCGGAGGGCCTGGAGCCCCTGAGCGGAAAGTACTTCAG TGACTGCAAGAGGATGTGGGTATCCCCAAGGGCCCGGAATAAGAAGACAGCTGAGCGCTTGTGGAATGTCAGCTGTGAGCTTCTAGGAATCCAGTGGGAATAG
- the Rdh12 gene encoding retinol dehydrogenase 12 isoform X1, whose product MLSVLVLLTSFLSIFYLTAPSIRKFIAGGVCTTNVQIPGKVVVITGANTGIGKETARELARRGARVYIACRDVLKGESAASEIRADTKNSQVLVRKLDLSDTKSIRAFAEGFLAEEKKLHILINNAGVMMCPYSKTTDGFETHFGVNHLGHFLLTYLLLGRLKESAPARVVNLSSVAHLIGKIRFHDLQSQKRYCRAFAYGHSKLANVLFTRELAKRLQGTGVTAYVVHPGVVSSEIARHSYLLCLLWRLFSPFFKSTWQGAQTSLHCALAEGLEPLSGKYFSDCKRMWVSPRARNKKTAERLWNVSCELLGIQWE is encoded by the exons ATGCTGTCTGTCTTGGTATTGCTCACGTCCTTCCTGTCGATCTTTTATTTGACAGCTCCGTCCATCAG GAAGTTCATTGCTGGTGGAGTTTGTACAACAAATGTGCAGATCCCGGGGAAGGTAGTGGTCATCACAGGTGCCAACACAGGCATTGGCAAGGAGACAGCCAGAGAGCTTGCTCGAAGAG GAGCACGAGTATATATTGCGTGTCGAGATGTGCTGAAGGGAGAGTCTGCTGCTAGTGAAATCCGAGCAGATACCAAGAACTCCCAGGTGCTAGTGAGGAAACTGGACCTATCTGACACCAAATCCATCCGAGCCTTTGCTGAGGGCTTCCTAGCAG AGGAGAAGAAGCTCCATATTTTGatcaacaatgcaggagtgatgaTGTGTCCATATTCTAAGACAACAGATGGCTTTGAAACCCACTTTGGAGTCAACCATCTGG GCCACTTTCTTCTTACATACCTGCTTTTGGGAAGGCTGAAGGAGTCTGCTCCTGCACGAGTGGTAAACCTATCCTCAGTGGCCCACCTTATTGGCAAGATCCGTTTCCATGACCTCCAAAGCCAGAAGCGATACTGCCGTGCTTTTGCGTATGGCCACAGCAAGCTGGCCAATGTCCTTTTCACTCGAGAGCTGGCCAAGCGTCTCCAAG GAACTGGAGTCACCGCTTATGTGGTACACCCAGGTGTTGTCTCATCTGAGATCGCAAGGCATTCCTACCTGTTGTGCTTGTTATGGCGGCTCTTCTCACCCTTCTTCAAGTCCACTTGGCAGGGGGCTCAGACCAGCCTGCACTGCGCCCTGGCGGAGGGCCTGGAGCCCCTGAGCGGAAAGTACTTCAG TGACTGCAAGAGGATGTGGGTATCCCCAAGGGCCCGGAATAAGAAGACAGCTGAGCGCTTGTGGAATGTCAGCTGTGAGCTTCTAGGAATCCAGTGGGAATAG